In a single window of the Pseudodesulfovibrio profundus genome:
- a CDS encoding ATP-binding protein — MRFLNKLKFRTKLNLGIYGLLIIMALLLLPLVGSTTTKTLVEESKKRGSSLAESMAARAVDPLLAKDFLRLKNMVDEQIAVGDVVYVFVQDKLGNVLTHTFHRGFPTDLIRANTVRDENKVHIQLLADGVERIYDFASPVKIDDNRLGTVRIGLSKTRIDATVNRQLTTMAMLVAGVLFVATILGSIFAQQVASRLAALRLHAEAMLMGNLDSHSGPLDGVHCWEKQDCGLKQCPAYGERQRRCWYIAGTMCPDCDDEDVRRGVQDSCQKCRVYREGSGDELQDLAETFDVMALSLKTHIEELRGAERNLRDQQRLIRTILDVTPDRVSLVDTTMRYQGANRSFAEFVGRELHEIIGKTDFDLFPEHVAEERHFASRDILESGERLDTQIMIKNDEGERWFHVVCIPVYDEDGSISGLLRTDRDITDIKGYERQLLQAQKMESLGLMVGGVAHEINTPLGIILGYSQLLQEDVEDGSQIHQDLKIIEKQTQVCKKIVSDLLGFSRQTHSTKREMCFNNSVMEAVQLVRHTFQLDRVKIVTELDDRFPIIYGDPEKLKQVWINLLNNSRDAMNGRGGTIVIRTLLDTPGGIVTLWLADNGEGISSDRLKMIFDPFYSTKPVGVGTGLGLSVSFGIIEDHDGHINAESPVPKNFVFPENSQENQGPGTVFEVRLPLDHSEDIPTNGSVKEQEETFDTPPADGADIP, encoded by the coding sequence ATGCGATTCCTCAATAAACTCAAGTTCCGCACCAAGCTGAATCTGGGAATTTACGGGCTCTTGATCATCATGGCGTTGCTGTTGTTGCCGCTGGTCGGCAGCACAACGACCAAAACACTGGTCGAAGAGAGTAAGAAGCGAGGATCATCCCTTGCCGAATCCATGGCCGCCCGTGCCGTTGACCCCTTGCTGGCAAAGGACTTTCTCCGACTGAAGAACATGGTCGACGAGCAGATTGCCGTGGGTGATGTGGTGTACGTTTTTGTGCAGGACAAGCTCGGCAACGTACTCACGCATACGTTTCATCGGGGATTCCCAACCGATCTGATCCGGGCCAATACGGTCAGGGATGAGAACAAGGTTCATATCCAATTGTTGGCTGACGGGGTGGAGCGTATCTACGATTTCGCTTCGCCGGTGAAGATCGACGACAACCGGTTGGGTACCGTCCGAATCGGTCTTTCCAAAACCCGCATCGACGCCACGGTTAATCGTCAGTTGACCACCATGGCCATGCTTGTTGCGGGCGTGCTTTTTGTCGCCACCATCCTCGGGTCCATTTTCGCTCAACAGGTGGCGAGCCGTCTGGCTGCCTTGCGCCTGCACGCCGAAGCCATGTTGATGGGTAACCTCGATTCCCATTCCGGCCCGCTGGACGGGGTGCATTGCTGGGAAAAACAGGACTGCGGGTTGAAGCAATGTCCTGCCTATGGGGAGCGGCAACGGCGGTGCTGGTATATCGCCGGAACCATGTGCCCGGACTGCGATGATGAAGACGTCCGCCGCGGCGTGCAGGATTCCTGTCAGAAGTGCCGTGTCTACCGTGAAGGGTCGGGCGATGAGTTGCAGGACCTTGCCGAGACCTTTGATGTCATGGCTTTGTCGCTGAAAACACATATCGAGGAGCTTCGCGGTGCGGAGCGGAATCTGCGTGATCAGCAGCGGCTCATCCGAACCATTCTGGATGTTACCCCGGATCGCGTGTCGCTGGTCGATACCACCATGCGCTATCAGGGCGCCAACCGGAGCTTTGCCGAATTTGTCGGGCGGGAACTGCACGAAATCATTGGTAAGACCGACTTTGATTTGTTCCCTGAACATGTGGCCGAAGAGCGCCATTTCGCCTCCCGTGATATTCTGGAATCCGGCGAGCGACTCGACACCCAGATCATGATCAAGAACGACGAAGGGGAGCGTTGGTTCCATGTTGTCTGCATTCCTGTCTACGATGAAGACGGCAGCATCTCCGGCTTGTTGCGGACCGACCGCGATATCACGGATATCAAGGGATACGAACGTCAGTTACTTCAGGCTCAGAAAATGGAATCCCTTGGATTGATGGTCGGTGGCGTGGCTCATGAGATCAACACGCCTCTTGGGATCATCCTTGGATATTCCCAGTTGTTGCAGGAAGATGTGGAAGACGGAAGCCAAATCCATCAGGACCTCAAGATTATCGAAAAGCAGACGCAGGTCTGCAAGAAGATCGTTTCCGATCTGCTGGGTTTCTCCCGACAGACCCATTCCACCAAGCGGGAAATGTGCTTCAACAACTCGGTCATGGAAGCGGTTCAACTGGTTCGCCACACCTTCCAGCTTGACCGTGTGAAGATCGTGACCGAGCTCGATGATCGGTTCCCCATCATTTACGGTGACCCTGAAAAGCTCAAGCAGGTATGGATCAATCTGCTCAATAACAGCCGGGACGCCATGAATGGCCGCGGTGGCACCATTGTTATCCGAACCCTTCTGGACACGCCTGGAGGCATTGTCACCCTGTGGCTGGCCGACAATGGCGAAGGAATTTCATCGGATCGACTCAAGATGATCTTCGATCCCTTCTATTCCACGAAGCCAGTGGGTGTTGGGACAGGCTTGGGGTTGTCCGTATCCTTTGGTATAATTGAAGACCATGACGGTCATATAAATGCAGAGAGTCCTGTGCCGAAAAATTTTGTTTTCCCTGAAAACAGTCAGGAAAATCAGGGGCCGGGGACCGTCTTTGAAGTCCGGCTGCCCCTGGACCACAGTGAAGATATCCCTACCAATGGTTCGGTTAAGGAACAGGAAGAAACATTTGATACGCCCCCGGCAGACGGGGCGGATATCCCATAA
- a CDS encoding protein-tyrosine phosphatase family protein codes for MFGWKKTKKSTPYQVTWVTEQLGVGHAPMSHPQLDAIRAEGVDAILNLCGEFCDLHEIEEDAGFEVHYLPLEDEEAPGLIELEKALEWLDEAIYLGKKVLIHCRHGIGRTGTVLNAYLLRRGLGHKLAGKALKKLKSKPANFVQWRTVRKYGKKSGMLSVREPSLEFKRLVDLAPFFNDYCELVERLEEQVGSKRQGLACGLDNASCCTTPVRLTLVEAVHISHRINTELSCKNRLALIERAVETAQAERRTASAMQTNAEGDEFCLSEAGAVCPLLEEGQCLLFDHRPLQCRAFAQDHSQDGDLWERLLTPALSKISAEIWFAYTGSMADDMPVFPLPDVVSGKFMETIFKMMMQQGLDS; via the coding sequence ATGTTCGGTTGGAAAAAGACTAAAAAGAGTACGCCCTACCAGGTGACCTGGGTGACCGAGCAGCTTGGCGTTGGGCATGCCCCAATGAGCCATCCGCAGCTCGATGCCATCCGGGCTGAAGGGGTGGATGCCATCCTCAATCTCTGCGGTGAGTTTTGTGATCTGCATGAGATTGAAGAGGATGCCGGTTTTGAAGTCCACTATCTCCCCTTGGAGGATGAAGAAGCGCCCGGACTCATCGAGCTGGAGAAAGCCCTCGAATGGCTGGACGAAGCCATTTATCTGGGAAAGAAAGTGCTCATCCACTGTCGGCACGGCATCGGTCGGACCGGCACCGTGCTCAATGCCTACCTGCTGCGTCGCGGATTGGGCCACAAACTTGCAGGCAAGGCCCTGAAAAAACTGAAAAGCAAACCGGCCAACTTCGTGCAGTGGCGCACAGTGCGAAAGTACGGCAAGAAATCCGGCATGCTCAGTGTTCGTGAGCCTTCGCTGGAGTTCAAGCGGCTGGTGGACCTTGCCCCGTTTTTCAATGATTATTGCGAACTGGTGGAACGACTGGAGGAACAGGTCGGTTCCAAGCGTCAGGGGTTGGCCTGCGGATTGGACAACGCCTCCTGCTGTACCACGCCGGTCCGTTTGACACTGGTCGAGGCTGTCCACATCAGTCATCGCATCAATACCGAACTCTCCTGCAAAAACAGACTGGCCCTGATCGAGCGGGCCGTGGAAACGGCGCAGGCTGAACGCCGTACGGCCTCGGCCATGCAGACCAATGCCGAAGGGGACGAGTTCTGTCTGTCCGAAGCCGGGGCCGTTTGTCCGCTGCTGGAAGAAGGGCAGTGTTTGCTCTTTGACCATCGCCCCCTCCAGTGCCGCGCCTTTGCGCAGGACCATTCTCAGGATGGGGACCTGTGGGAGCGGTTGCTCACGCCTGCTCTGTCCAAGATTTCTGCCGAAATATGGTTTGCCTACACCGGCTCCATGGCCGATGACATGCCGGTCTTCCCCCTGCCTGATGTGGTTTCCGGAAAATTCATGGAAACCATTTTCAAAATGATGATGCAGCAGGGCCTGGATTCCTGA
- the rbsD gene encoding D-ribose pyranase: protein MKKAKLINSGISYIVSTMGHGDGITVCDAGLPIPGSTQRIDLAVTRGIPSFMETVKAIASELEIEGVEMAEEFKEKSPELHRELLVFLETIADERGKPVLISYIPHEEFKANTEKSLAVVRTGECTPFANVTLKSGVVF from the coding sequence ATGAAAAAAGCGAAGCTTATCAACTCGGGCATATCCTACATTGTTTCCACCATGGGCCATGGTGACGGGATCACTGTTTGCGATGCGGGTCTGCCGATTCCAGGCTCGACACAGCGAATTGATCTGGCAGTGACTCGTGGCATCCCCTCGTTCATGGAAACGGTCAAGGCCATTGCTTCGGAGCTGGAAATCGAAGGCGTTGAAATGGCCGAGGAGTTCAAGGAGAAAAGCCCTGAACTGCATCGGGAGCTGCTTGTCTTTCTGGAAACGATCGCTGACGAACGAGGCAAGCCAGTGTTGATTTCCTATATCCCCCATGAAGAATTCAAGGCCAACACCGAGAAATCCCTGGCCGTTGTGCGCACCGGCGAGTGCACGCCTTTTGCCAATGTGACCCTCAAGTCCGGCGTTGTCTTTTAG
- a CDS encoding response regulator, translating into MANIIVVDDISDAGMLVKRILERKGHSVSAFTEEEDALKHAASKPVDLAILDIKLKKMTGVEVLEELKKNSPDIKAIMLTGYPTLETARESLRLGAQEYCVKPINKEELEAKVAEVLGD; encoded by the coding sequence ATGGCCAATATAATCGTAGTAGACGATATCTCCGATGCAGGCATGCTGGTAAAACGTATTCTTGAACGAAAAGGCCACTCTGTTTCGGCGTTCACGGAAGAGGAGGACGCCCTCAAGCACGCCGCTTCAAAGCCGGTGGATCTGGCCATTCTCGACATCAAGCTGAAAAAGATGACAGGCGTGGAAGTACTGGAAGAACTGAAAAAGAACAGCCCGGACATCAAGGCCATCATGCTCACAGGCTACCCCACGCTGGAGACCGCCCGCGAGTCCTTGCGTCTGGGAGCGCAGGAGTATTGCGTCAAGCCCATTAACAAGGAAGAACTCGAAGCCAAGGTCGCTGAGGTTCTCGGAGATTAA
- a CDS encoding PEP/pyruvate-binding domain-containing protein, whose amino-acid sequence MQLTQLFKHWSYQVFAPGTLLRRKYEAFKSLLKHDAIALELIADLEELFYGEVLADRQRANHLAAKLSEAVSIMAGQLVEMNPTAYMDLQEYFRKIDFYVRMSLELEQPEVGPPYILSLEDAGAFPQLAGGKASNLGRASKVEGMPVPKGFVVTANAYNYFIDYNGLNDGIEECLRQMVVGDRDLLARLTLEVQEMILAGEVPEEIARGIRFGVSEIISGDDLIAVRSSALAEDGEISFAGQYASELNVPPNDVLEAYKRVLAGKYCPRAIAYRISNGLTDRDTAMATLVLPMVDAENAGVVYSKDPDCRGGNTIGVYGVRGLGEHLVDGSVSPGKANLSRGENPALSPECTPDTNGLPGEETLVRLGRLAMRLEEEFGKPQDIEWAEDVTGELYILQTRPLQAEREEAETTYEPLEVKPMQDGLERASTGVGCGEVYFAPTGESIARIPEGAVVVTPSLKPSLLTFISKMSAVISTTGSRASHFASVARETGVPVLVGQLDQELEAGQVVTVDGTGGAIYDGCVEAILTRARGEKFIPQRVIKQYEKVVPYTVKLNLTDPEGDNFNPEGCRSLHDVVRFCHEKAVGEMFSIVDKRGRGMYAAKRLKTDLPLVMYLLDLGKGLFDGCEKNKLVSPQDIKSRPMWALWYGLADSRVKWPEKLTHMDWETFDKMAGGIFSFDSKLLASYGLISEDYLHLMIRFGYHFSVVDTICGPDAGRNYINFRFKGGGAGFDQRLLRLQFIRKVLDEYGFETGTRGDMIDAKVARIDENTTRRLLARLGYLMAVTRLMDMSMQNEEQVDQEVQRFMDAAEHKDVRLEKD is encoded by the coding sequence ATGCAGTTAACGCAGCTTTTCAAGCACTGGTCTTATCAGGTTTTCGCACCCGGCACCTTGTTGCGTCGAAAGTACGAGGCATTCAAGTCGCTGCTCAAGCACGACGCCATCGCCCTTGAGCTTATCGCCGATCTTGAAGAGCTGTTTTATGGGGAGGTGCTGGCGGATCGACAACGGGCTAACCATCTTGCTGCCAAGCTCTCCGAGGCCGTGAGTATCATGGCCGGACAGTTGGTGGAGATGAATCCCACCGCGTACATGGATTTGCAGGAGTACTTCCGCAAGATCGATTTCTATGTCCGAATGTCGCTGGAGCTTGAACAGCCTGAAGTCGGGCCGCCATATATCCTTTCTTTGGAAGATGCGGGGGCGTTCCCGCAACTGGCCGGAGGCAAGGCTTCCAACCTCGGTCGTGCTTCAAAGGTGGAAGGCATGCCCGTACCCAAAGGGTTTGTGGTGACAGCCAATGCGTACAATTATTTCATCGATTACAACGGATTGAATGACGGTATCGAGGAGTGCCTGCGACAGATGGTCGTGGGCGACCGCGACCTGTTGGCCCGACTGACACTGGAGGTGCAGGAGATGATCCTGGCCGGAGAGGTACCCGAAGAGATCGCCCGTGGCATCCGCTTCGGTGTCTCCGAAATCATTTCCGGCGATGACCTGATCGCGGTTCGATCCAGTGCGTTGGCCGAAGATGGCGAGATTTCCTTTGCCGGTCAGTATGCCAGTGAACTCAACGTGCCCCCCAACGATGTCCTTGAAGCGTACAAGCGTGTTCTGGCGGGCAAGTATTGCCCCCGCGCCATTGCGTATCGAATTTCCAACGGCTTGACTGATCGCGACACGGCCATGGCAACACTGGTGCTGCCCATGGTCGATGCGGAGAATGCCGGTGTGGTTTACTCCAAGGACCCGGATTGTCGCGGTGGCAACACCATTGGCGTGTATGGTGTGCGTGGCCTTGGCGAGCATCTGGTGGACGGGTCGGTTTCTCCCGGCAAGGCGAACCTGAGCCGCGGTGAGAATCCGGCGCTTTCCCCGGAGTGCACCCCGGATACCAACGGCCTGCCCGGAGAAGAAACGCTGGTTCGTCTTGGTCGTCTGGCCATGCGTCTGGAAGAGGAGTTCGGCAAACCGCAGGATATCGAGTGGGCCGAGGATGTCACCGGCGAGCTGTATATTTTGCAGACCAGGCCACTTCAGGCTGAACGAGAAGAGGCTGAGACCACCTATGAGCCGCTGGAAGTCAAGCCCATGCAGGATGGTCTTGAACGAGCCTCCACCGGCGTAGGTTGCGGTGAAGTCTACTTTGCTCCCACCGGTGAATCCATTGCCCGGATACCCGAGGGAGCCGTTGTCGTCACCCCGTCCCTGAAACCCTCTTTACTGACATTCATTTCCAAAATGAGCGCGGTGATCTCGACCACCGGCAGTCGGGCAAGCCACTTTGCATCAGTGGCCCGCGAGACCGGTGTGCCGGTTCTGGTCGGCCAACTGGATCAGGAGCTTGAAGCCGGACAGGTGGTGACTGTCGATGGAACCGGCGGTGCCATCTACGATGGCTGTGTCGAGGCGATTCTGACCCGTGCCCGGGGCGAGAAATTCATTCCACAGCGGGTCATCAAGCAATACGAGAAGGTCGTTCCCTATACGGTCAAACTCAATCTCACTGATCCCGAGGGTGATAATTTCAATCCCGAGGGGTGCCGCTCGCTGCATGATGTCGTGCGTTTTTGCCACGAGAAGGCTGTGGGCGAGATGTTCTCCATCGTCGATAAGCGTGGGCGTGGCATGTACGCAGCCAAACGGCTCAAGACCGATCTGCCGCTGGTCATGTACCTGCTCGATCTGGGCAAGGGGCTGTTCGACGGGTGTGAAAAGAACAAGCTGGTTTCGCCGCAGGATATCAAAAGTCGTCCCATGTGGGCGCTCTGGTACGGTTTGGCGGATTCGCGGGTCAAGTGGCCCGAGAAGCTGACCCACATGGACTGGGAGACCTTTGACAAGATGGCAGGCGGCATCTTCAGCTTTGATTCCAAGCTGCTGGCAAGCTACGGGCTGATCTCCGAGGACTACCTCCACCTGATGATCCGGTTCGGCTACCACTTCTCGGTGGTTGATACCATCTGCGGGCCGGATGCCGGTCGTAACTATATCAATTTCCGTTTCAAGGGTGGCGGGGCCGGTTTTGATCAGCGCCTGCTGCGTTTGCAGTTCATCCGCAAGGTTCTGGATGAGTATGGCTTTGAAACTGGTACACGGGGCGACATGATCGATGCGAAGGTCGCCAGAATAGACGAGAACACCACACGCAGACTGTTGGCCCGACTTGGTTACCTGATGGCTGTGACGCGACTCATGGACATGAGCATGCAGAACGAGGAACAGGTGGATCAGGAAGTGCAACGGTTCATGGACGCAGCGGAGCACAAAGATGTTCGGTTGGAAAAAGACTAA